One region of Hydrogenobaculum sp. Y04AAS1 genomic DNA includes:
- a CDS encoding class I tRNA ligase family protein has translation MKIKDFLKEYKLSLGDNARFLLEPLGLGSLESQIESKLGEAAKMSKSKANTIDPAIAIEKYGADTIRLYILFAAPPEQDFEWIETSIEGVHRFLKRVFNFVTSNISILKAEYGDKEKNKDLYYEINKCIQRYRKDLEKYQFNTMIASAMELFNYLQDFKPSTDENKHTLKEGVLTLLKMLYPMAPHITSELFEMIGYDKEIKLPALDESALVKEKIDIPVQINGKLRSTITIPAGADESLALQTALQDDKIKKYLEGKEIRKVIFVRDKLLNIVI, from the coding sequence ATGAAGATAAAAGATTTCTTAAAAGAATATAAACTTAGTTTAGGAGATAACGCAAGGTTTCTTTTAGAACCCCTTGGATTAGGATCTTTAGAAAGTCAAATTGAGTCAAAGCTTGGCGAAGCTGCTAAAATGTCCAAATCAAAAGCAAACACCATAGACCCAGCTATAGCTATAGAAAAATACGGTGCTGATACCATAAGACTATATATACTTTTTGCGGCACCTCCAGAGCAAGATTTTGAGTGGATAGAAACTTCAATAGAAGGTGTTCATAGGTTTTTGAAAAGGGTTTTCAACTTTGTTACTTCAAATATCTCTATTTTAAAAGCCGAGTACGGTGATAAAGAAAAAAACAAGGATTTATACTATGAAATAAATAAATGTATTCAAAGATATAGGAAAGATTTGGAAAAATACCAATTTAATACTATGATAGCATCAGCTATGGAGTTGTTTAACTATTTACAGGATTTTAAACCAAGTACCGATGAAAATAAGCACACTTTAAAAGAAGGCGTTTTAACGCTTTTAAAAATGTTATATCCAATGGCTCCTCATATAACAAGCGAGCTATTCGAGATGATAGGTTACGACAAAGAGATAAAACTACCAGCACTTGACGAATCTGCTCTTGTAAAAGAAAAGATAGATATCCCAGTGCAAATAAACGGTAAATTAAGAAGTACTATAACCATACCAGCTGGAGCTGATGAAAGTTTAGCTTTACAAACGGCTTTGCAAGATGATAAAATTAAAAAATATTTAGAGGGTAAAGAGATAAGAAAGGTTATTTTTGTAAGAGATAAACTCCTTAATATAGTAATATGA